In the Mycolicibacter sp. MU0102 genome, one interval contains:
- a CDS encoding NADPH:quinone oxidoreductase family protein — MRAIVCEQYGPPEDLVLRELPDPTPGPGTLVVRVRAAAVNFPDVLLIDGKYQLKIPAPFTPGSELAGDVIAVGDGVPFAPGDRVVGTSFVGGFAEQALVPAAAVSAIPDGIDYAAAAGFGVTYRTAYHALRSVAQVAEGDWVVVLGAAGGVGLAAVDLAVAMGAKVLAVASSPEKLEVCRQRGAAATVDYDREDLKARIREITGDGAQAVLDPVGGSYAEPALRSLARGGRFITLGYAAGSIPAIPLNLVMLKGITVQGMEIRTFATDFPAENERDLAELQQLFAEGKVSPYIGARFPLAQTATALRYVADRKAVGKVIIDV; from the coding sequence ATGCGCGCGATCGTCTGCGAGCAGTACGGGCCGCCGGAAGATCTGGTGCTGCGGGAGCTGCCCGACCCGACACCCGGACCCGGCACGCTGGTGGTCCGGGTTCGGGCCGCGGCGGTCAACTTCCCCGACGTGCTGCTGATCGACGGCAAGTACCAGCTGAAGATCCCGGCACCGTTCACGCCCGGCAGCGAACTGGCCGGTGACGTGATCGCGGTCGGCGATGGCGTGCCCTTCGCGCCCGGCGACCGGGTGGTCGGCACATCGTTCGTGGGTGGCTTCGCCGAGCAGGCGCTGGTGCCCGCCGCGGCAGTGAGTGCCATCCCCGACGGCATCGACTACGCGGCCGCGGCCGGATTCGGAGTCACCTACCGCACGGCGTATCACGCGCTGCGATCGGTTGCCCAAGTGGCAGAAGGTGATTGGGTGGTGGTGCTGGGCGCGGCCGGCGGTGTCGGGCTGGCCGCCGTCGACCTGGCAGTGGCGATGGGCGCCAAAGTGCTTGCCGTGGCGTCCAGCCCGGAGAAGCTGGAAGTGTGCCGCCAGCGCGGTGCGGCCGCGACGGTCGACTACGACCGGGAAGACCTCAAGGCGCGGATCCGTGAGATCACCGGCGACGGCGCACAGGCCGTGCTCGACCCGGTCGGCGGTTCCTACGCCGAGCCGGCGCTGCGCAGCCTGGCCCGCGGCGGACGCTTCATTACCTTGGGTTATGCCGCCGGATCGATTCCGGCGATCCCGCTGAACCTGGTGATGCTCAAGGGCATCACGGTGCAGGGCATGGAGATCCGGACGTTCGCCACTGACTTCCCGGCGGAGAACGAGCGCGACCTGGCCGAACTGCAGCAGCTGTTCGCCGAGGGCAAGGTCAGCCCCTACATCGGCGCCCGCTTCCCGCTCGCGCAGACCGCGACCGCTTTGCGCTACGTCGCCGACCGCAAAGCGGTCGGCAAGGTCATCATCGACGTCTGA
- a CDS encoding lipocalin-like domain-containing protein, with protein MSTLREALLGGWELSSFESRGPARLDAGEAKLGPRHEPVDAGTGAVSHPLGTAPRGLILYTADGYMSAQLTGSADAALPAYIAYGGRFRVDEDTATVHHEVSVSMLPELLASPQLRQARVDGDRLTLSATTTNDGVTTHNTLVWVRRR; from the coding sequence ATGAGCACTCTGCGAGAAGCGCTGCTGGGCGGCTGGGAGCTGTCGTCGTTCGAGTCCCGCGGTCCAGCGAGGCTCGACGCAGGAGAGGCGAAGCTGGGACCGCGGCATGAGCCCGTCGATGCCGGCACCGGCGCGGTGTCACACCCCTTGGGCACCGCGCCGCGCGGTCTGATCCTCTACACCGCCGACGGCTATATGTCCGCGCAGCTGACCGGCAGTGCCGACGCCGCCCTACCCGCCTACATCGCCTACGGTGGCCGATTCCGCGTCGACGAGGACACCGCGACCGTGCATCACGAAGTCAGCGTCTCGATGCTGCCGGAGCTGCTGGCGAGCCCGCAGCTGCGGCAGGCACGCGTGGACGGCGATCGGTTGACGCTGTCGGCGACGACCACCAACGACGGTGTGACGACGCACAACACCCTGGTCTGGGTCAGACGTCGATGA